In Eschrichtius robustus isolate mEscRob2 chromosome 2, mEscRob2.pri, whole genome shotgun sequence, a single window of DNA contains:
- the LOC137758580 gene encoding mitochondrial import receptor subunit TOM7 homolog, whose translation MVKLSKEAKRRLQQLFKGGRFAIRWGFIPLVIYLGLKKGEDPGMPEPTVLSLLWG comes from the coding sequence ATGGTAAAGCTGAGCAAAGAGGCCAAGCGGAGGCTGCAGCAGCTTTTCAAGGGAGGCCGGTTTGCCATCCGCTGGGGCTTTATTCCTCTCGTGATTTACCTGGGATTGAAGAAAGGTGAAGATCCTGGAATGCCTGAACCAACTGTTTTGAGCTTACTTTGGGGATAA